The Heyndrickxia vini genome contains a region encoding:
- a CDS encoding DAK2 domain-containing protein, translated as MAITSLDGKRFAEMVIMGANHLSNNANVVDALNVFPVPDGDTGTNMNLSMTSGAKEVQKNVQEHIGMVASALSKGLLMGARGNSGVILSQLFRGLGKAIENKKEISAKEFALALEAGVETAYKAVMKPVEGTILTVAKDAAKKGVEVAKSETDLVNVMEAVVKEAKNSLKRTPDLLPVLKEVGVVDSGGQGLVFVYEGFLAELKGETLSHTSNQSISMNDMVNAEHHKSVQSFMNTEDIKFGYCTEFMVKFAEDKLAAHPFSEHTFRNDLSHYGDSLLVISDDEIVKVHIHSEQPGEVLTYAQQYGQLINMKIENMRQQHSTIIDEMHNTLSSDQKHVEEQEFGIIAVSMGSGIGNLFKSIGANAIIEGGQTMNPSTEDILKAVDEVNAKKIIILPNNKNIIMAAEQAAQVASQEIIVVPSKTVPQGMAALLAFNPSQTLDENNNLMNDALQHVKTGQITYAVRDTIIEGITISKDDYMGIADGKIVGTNRDLVPATTSLLSEMLDEDDEIVTLIYGADVSTNEVEEVVSFINQNYEDIEVEIHNGEQPLYSFIFSIE; from the coding sequence GTGGCAATTACATCCTTGGATGGAAAACGTTTCGCAGAGATGGTGATCATGGGGGCCAATCATTTGTCAAATAATGCAAATGTTGTTGATGCGCTTAACGTTTTTCCAGTGCCAGACGGTGATACTGGGACTAACATGAACCTATCAATGACTTCGGGGGCAAAAGAAGTTCAAAAAAATGTTCAAGAGCATATTGGTATGGTGGCTTCAGCGCTTTCAAAAGGATTGTTGATGGGAGCTAGAGGAAATTCAGGAGTTATTCTTTCTCAATTGTTTCGCGGCCTAGGGAAAGCAATTGAAAATAAGAAAGAAATTTCGGCAAAAGAATTTGCTTTGGCACTTGAAGCAGGGGTAGAAACTGCGTATAAAGCGGTAATGAAACCTGTTGAAGGGACAATTTTAACAGTTGCTAAAGACGCCGCAAAAAAAGGTGTTGAAGTAGCAAAAAGTGAAACGGATCTAGTCAATGTAATGGAAGCAGTAGTTAAGGAAGCGAAAAATTCATTAAAACGTACGCCGGATCTACTACCAGTATTAAAAGAAGTTGGTGTTGTAGATAGTGGAGGACAAGGACTTGTATTTGTCTACGAAGGCTTTCTTGCTGAATTAAAAGGTGAGACATTATCACATACATCAAATCAATCTATATCAATGAATGATATGGTTAATGCCGAACATCATAAAAGCGTCCAAAGTTTTATGAATACAGAAGATATAAAATTTGGCTATTGCACAGAATTTATGGTTAAGTTTGCAGAAGACAAGCTTGCTGCCCATCCGTTTTCTGAACATACATTTAGAAATGATTTAAGTCATTATGGTGATTCTTTATTAGTCATTTCTGACGATGAAATTGTAAAGGTTCATATTCATTCAGAACAACCAGGTGAAGTATTAACTTATGCACAACAATATGGTCAATTGATTAATATGAAAATTGAAAACATGCGACAGCAACATAGTACAATTATCGATGAGATGCATAATACTTTATCTTCTGATCAAAAGCATGTTGAAGAACAAGAATTTGGAATTATTGCTGTTTCTATGGGGAGTGGAATTGGCAATCTCTTTAAAAGCATTGGCGCAAATGCAATTATTGAGGGCGGACAAACAATGAACCCAAGTACAGAGGATATTTTAAAAGCGGTTGATGAAGTAAACGCGAAGAAAATCATCATTCTGCCGAATAATAAAAATATTATTATGGCTGCAGAACAAGCAGCACAAGTGGCATCACAAGAAATTATTGTCGTTCCGTCCAAAACGGTTCCACAAGGTATGGCAGCTTTATTGGCATTTAATCCATCTCAAACATTAGATGAGAATAATAACCTTATGAATGATGCCTTGCAACATGTGAAAACCGGTCAAATTACGTATGCTGTTCGAGATACGATAATCGAGGGAATCACTATTTCTAAAGATGACTATATGGGAATAGCTGATGGTAAGATTGTCGGGACGAATAGAGACTTAGTGCCGGCAACAACTTCCCTTCTTTCTGAAATGTTAGATGAAGATGATGAAATTGTTACTCTCATATATGGTGCAGATGTTTCAACTAACGAAGTAGAAGAAGTTGTATCATTTATTAATCAAAATTATGAGGACATCGAAGTCGAAATTCATAATGGCGAACAGCCACTTTATTCTTTTATTTTTTCTATTGAATAA
- the fabG gene encoding 3-oxoacyl-[acyl-carrier-protein] reductase, which translates to MLLEGKVALVTGASRGIGREIALELAREGANVIVNYAGSEARANEVVEEIKGLGREAKAIQCNVGNNDEVQGMIKETIDLFGKIDILVNNAGITRDNLLMRMKEDEWDDVINTNLKGVFLCTKGVTRQMMKQRSGKIINISSIVGVSGNPGQANYVAAKSGVIGLTKTTAKELASRGINVNAVAPGFITTEMTDKLPEDVQSEMLKQIPLARFGEPQNVANVVIFLASSASDYMTGQTLHVDGGMVM; encoded by the coding sequence ATGTTACTTGAAGGGAAAGTAGCCTTAGTCACAGGAGCATCCCGTGGAATCGGCCGTGAAATTGCATTAGAACTAGCAAGAGAAGGAGCTAATGTAATAGTGAATTATGCAGGCAGTGAAGCACGAGCAAATGAAGTGGTTGAGGAAATTAAAGGCTTAGGTAGAGAAGCAAAGGCGATACAGTGCAATGTTGGGAATAATGATGAAGTACAAGGAATGATAAAAGAAACAATTGACCTATTTGGGAAAATTGATATTCTTGTAAATAACGCCGGCATTACTCGTGACAATTTGTTAATGAGAATGAAGGAAGATGAGTGGGATGATGTTATTAACACAAACTTAAAAGGTGTATTCCTTTGTACAAAAGGTGTTACTCGTCAAATGATGAAACAGCGTTCTGGAAAAATTATAAATATATCTTCAATTGTTGGAGTAAGTGGAAACCCTGGACAAGCTAACTATGTTGCAGCTAAATCAGGTGTCATTGGACTCACTAAAACGACAGCAAAAGAATTGGCATCTCGAGGAATAAATGTAAATGCAGTAGCACCTGGGTTTATTACTACAGAAATGACTGATAAACTTCCAGAGGATGTTCAAAGTGAAATGCTGAAGCAAATTCCGTTAGCACGCTTTGGAGAACCACAAAATGTCGCAAACGTCGTTATCTTTCTTGCATCTTCTGCTTCAGATTATATGACAGGTCAAACCCTTCATGTAGATGGCGGAATGGTAATGTAA
- the rnc gene encoding ribonuclease III: MRKINRDKEKQTTMRIDEKFKRFQERIGIQFNQLNLLKQAFTHSSYVNEHRKKLHADNERLEFLGDAVLELTVSQFLYNKYPTMSEGKLTKLRAAIVCEPSLVTFANELQFGELILLGKGEELTGGRTRPALLADVFEAFIGALFLDQGLEKVISILEKVVYPKINAGAFSHVMDFKSQLQEFIQKDAAGVLEYVVLQERGPAHNREFVSRVLLNKEELGIGTGRSKKEAEQHAAQVALSKLKSPLEEK, encoded by the coding sequence ATGCGTAAAATAAATCGTGATAAAGAAAAACAAACAACTATGAGGATAGATGAGAAATTCAAACGATTTCAAGAGAGAATTGGTATCCAATTCAATCAATTAAACTTATTGAAGCAAGCATTTACACATTCATCATATGTGAATGAGCATCGCAAGAAATTACATGCGGATAATGAACGACTTGAATTTTTAGGGGATGCCGTACTTGAATTGACTGTTTCACAATTCCTTTATAATAAGTATCCAACTATGAGTGAAGGAAAGTTAACTAAATTAAGAGCTGCCATTGTATGTGAGCCTTCACTAGTAACCTTTGCCAATGAATTACAATTTGGAGAGCTTATATTATTAGGAAAGGGTGAGGAACTGACTGGTGGACGGACACGCCCAGCACTACTTGCAGATGTATTTGAGGCGTTTATTGGTGCTCTTTTTTTAGATCAAGGTCTGGAAAAGGTCATTTCAATTTTAGAAAAAGTTGTTTACCCTAAAATTAATGCTGGTGCTTTTTCTCATGTGATGGATTTTAAAAGTCAACTACAGGAATTCATTCAAAAGGATGCTGCTGGTGTACTTGAATATGTGGTTCTTCAAGAAAGAGGTCCGGCACATAATAGAGAATTCGTCTCACGCGTTCTTTTGAATAAGGAAGAATTAGGAATTGGAACCGGAAGGTCTAAAAAAGAGGCTGAACAACATGCAGCACAAGTTGCTTTAAGCAAACTAAAATCACCGCTCGAGGAAAAATAA
- a CDS encoding Asp23/Gls24 family envelope stress response protein — MSIEIKTNFGQIDISNDVVATIAGGAAIDCYGIVGMASKNQIKDGITDILRKENFSRGVIVRQENDEVHIDMYIIVSYGTKISEIAHNVQSKVKYTLDKTVGLSTDSINIFVQGVRVTNP; from the coding sequence ATGTCCATTGAAATAAAAACGAATTTTGGTCAAATTGATATTTCAAATGACGTTGTTGCAACAATCGCAGGAGGCGCAGCTATTGATTGCTATGGAATAGTAGGGATGGCATCAAAGAACCAAATAAAAGATGGAATCACTGACATCTTGCGTAAAGAAAACTTCTCTCGCGGTGTCATTGTACGTCAAGAAAATGATGAAGTACATATTGATATGTATATAATAGTTAGCTATGGAACAAAAATTTCAGAAATTGCACATAACGTACAATCAAAAGTAAAATACACACTAGATAAGACAGTTGGTTTATCAACAGACTCTATTAACATTTTTGTTCAAGGAGTCAGGGTGACAAACCCGTAA
- the sdaAB gene encoding L-serine ammonia-lyase, iron-sulfur-dependent subunit beta has product MKYKSVFDIIGPVMIGPSSSHTAGAARIGRVARTLFGRVPHWAKIYFYGSFAETYKGHGTDVAIIGGLLDFDTFDERIIHSIDLAKEQGMEIEFIAETAIPEHPNTAKIVIGDSNGEMELVGISIGGGKIEITELNGFNLKLTGHHPAILVVHNDRFGVIAAVSNILSKYEINIGHMEVSRKDVGQMALMVIEVDHNIDEYILKEIQELPNITQVARVVD; this is encoded by the coding sequence ATGAAATATAAAAGTGTGTTTGATATTATTGGTCCAGTTATGATTGGTCCATCAAGCTCACATACAGCCGGAGCTGCTAGAATTGGTAGAGTAGCACGTACGCTTTTTGGGAGAGTCCCACACTGGGCTAAAATTTATTTTTATGGATCATTTGCTGAAACATATAAAGGTCATGGAACTGACGTTGCTATCATTGGCGGCTTATTAGATTTTGACACTTTTGATGAACGAATTATTCACTCAATTGATTTAGCGAAAGAACAAGGTATGGAAATTGAATTTATTGCTGAAACTGCGATTCCTGAACATCCAAATACCGCGAAAATTGTTATTGGTGATTCAAACGGAGAAATGGAACTAGTCGGGATATCTATTGGTGGCGGCAAAATTGAAATAACAGAACTTAATGGTTTTAATCTTAAATTAACTGGACATCATCCTGCGATTCTTGTCGTTCATAACGATCGTTTTGGAGTGATAGCTGCTGTTTCCAATATTTTATCAAAATATGAAATCAACATTGGCCATATGGAAGTATCACGCAAGGATGTTGGACAGATGGCTTTAATGGTCATTGAAGTAGACCATAATATTGATGAGTATATTTTAAAGGAAATTCAAGAACTGCCAAATATTACACAAGTTGCGAGAGTTGTAGATTAA
- the spoVM gene encoding stage V sporulation protein SpoVM yields MKFYTIKLPRFLGGIVRAMLGTFKKG; encoded by the coding sequence ATGAAGTTTTATACAATTAAATTACCTAGATTTTTAGGTGGTATTGTCCGAGCAATGCTAGGAACATTTAAAAAAGGATAG
- the fapR gene encoding transcription factor FapR: protein MKMIKKERQKRLQDTINNNPFITDEELAEQFQVSVQTIRLDRLELSIPELRERIKNVAEKRFDDEVKSLPIDEVIGEIIDIDLDKNAISIFEVKKEHVFKRNSIARGHHLFAQANSLAVAVINDELALTAKANIHFTRSVKEGERVVAKAKVCDIHNEKDHTIVNVDSFVGNELVFKGEFEMFRNSK, encoded by the coding sequence ATGAAAATGATTAAAAAAGAGCGGCAAAAACGATTACAGGATACGATAAATAACAATCCGTTTATTACTGATGAAGAGCTAGCAGAACAATTTCAAGTCAGCGTGCAAACCATTCGTTTAGATCGATTAGAATTATCGATTCCAGAATTAAGGGAAAGAATAAAAAATGTCGCTGAGAAAAGATTTGATGATGAAGTAAAATCACTGCCAATTGATGAAGTTATTGGTGAAATTATTGATATTGATCTTGATAAAAACGCAATTTCAATTTTTGAAGTGAAAAAAGAACATGTTTTTAAACGGAATTCAATTGCTAGGGGACATCACCTTTTTGCTCAAGCAAATTCATTAGCAGTTGCTGTAATCAATGATGAGCTAGCATTAACAGCAAAAGCTAATATTCATTTTACTCGTTCAGTTAAGGAAGGTGAACGTGTGGTTGCTAAAGCTAAGGTTTGTGATATACATAATGAAAAGGATCATACAATCGTAAATGTTGATAGTTTTGTTGGAAATGAACTAGTATTTAAAGGTGAATTTGAAATGTTTCGTAATAGTAAGTAA
- the plsX gene encoding phosphate acyltransferase PlsX encodes MKIAIDAMGGDNAPKEIVLGVNKAIKEFKDIEIILFGKESEIQQYLEPNSRVEIVHTDEKIEGTDEPVRAVRRKKNASMVLMAQAVADGKADACISAGNTGALMAAGLFIVGRIDGIERPALAPTLPTVDGKGFVMLDLGANAEAKPEHLLQYAIMGSIYAQKVRGIERPRVGLLNIGTEEKKGNELTKKAFELLKDSGLHFVGNIESRELLQGPADVVVTDGFTGNMVLKTIEGTAGSLFSLLKKAFMTNFKSKIAAGLVKNELKDLKNMMDYTEYGGAGLFGLKSPVIKAHGSSNANALYNAVRQANDMASHQVTRIIKETIKKENETIKE; translated from the coding sequence ATGAAAATTGCAATCGATGCAATGGGGGGAGACAATGCCCCTAAAGAAATCGTATTGGGTGTAAATAAAGCGATAAAAGAATTTAAAGATATTGAAATTATACTTTTTGGAAAAGAATCGGAAATTCAACAGTATTTAGAACCTAATTCTCGTGTGGAAATTGTTCATACTGATGAAAAGATTGAAGGAACGGATGAACCAGTAAGGGCAGTTCGCAGAAAAAAGAATGCATCGATGGTTTTAATGGCACAGGCGGTTGCAGATGGGAAAGCAGATGCTTGTATATCAGCTGGAAATACAGGTGCCTTAATGGCGGCCGGCCTATTTATAGTAGGAAGAATTGATGGAATTGAACGCCCTGCACTCGCACCAACTTTACCAACAGTGGATGGCAAAGGTTTTGTTATGTTAGATCTTGGTGCAAATGCTGAAGCTAAACCGGAACACCTTCTTCAATATGCAATTATGGGTTCAATATATGCACAAAAGGTACGTGGGATTGAAAGACCAAGAGTTGGGTTGTTAAATATTGGAACAGAAGAGAAAAAGGGAAATGAGTTAACAAAGAAAGCTTTTGAATTACTTAAAGATTCTGGACTTCATTTTGTTGGTAATATTGAGTCGAGAGAACTGCTGCAAGGCCCTGCGGATGTGGTTGTTACCGATGGATTTACCGGAAATATGGTATTAAAAACGATAGAAGGAACGGCAGGATCTTTATTTTCATTATTAAAAAAAGCGTTTATGACAAATTTCAAAAGCAAAATAGCTGCCGGATTAGTTAAAAATGAATTGAAGGATCTTAAAAATATGATGGATTATACCGAATATGGCGGAGCGGGATTGTTTGGCCTTAAATCACCGGTTATTAAGGCACATGGTTCATCCAATGCAAATGCACTTTATAATGCAGTTAGACAAGCAAATGATATGGCCAGTCATCAAGTAACGAGAATTATAAAAGAAACAATCAAAAAAGAAAATGAAACGATTAAGGAGTAG
- the sdaAA gene encoding L-serine ammonia-lyase, iron-sulfur-dependent, subunit alpha has protein sequence MFRNVAELVELAETQNKKISDIMIEQEMEVTGRSKEEIFNQMDRSLKVMEDAVERGLNGVTSHSGLTGGDAVLMKKYIEKGNFLSGETILDAVSKAVATNEVNAAMGTICATPTAGSAGVVPGTLFAVKNKLHPTREQMVHFLFTSGAFGFVVANNASISGAAGGCQAEVGSAAGMAAAAIVEMAGGSPSQCAEAMAITLKNMLGLVCDPVAGLVEVPCVKRNAMGAANAMVAADMALAGITSRIPCDEVIDAMFKIGQSMPTSLKETAQGGLAATPTGRRLEAKIFGMPLNERE, from the coding sequence ATGTTTCGAAATGTTGCAGAATTGGTTGAGTTAGCTGAAACTCAGAATAAAAAAATCTCCGACATAATGATTGAACAAGAGATGGAAGTAACCGGTAGATCAAAAGAAGAGATTTTTAATCAGATGGATAGAAGTTTAAAAGTGATGGAAGATGCTGTAGAACGTGGACTTAATGGCGTTACTTCTCACTCTGGTTTAACAGGTGGGGATGCAGTATTAATGAAGAAATATATCGAAAAAGGAAATTTTTTATCTGGTGAAACGATATTAGATGCGGTAAGTAAAGCTGTTGCTACTAATGAAGTAAATGCAGCAATGGGGACTATTTGCGCTACACCTACTGCTGGTTCTGCTGGAGTTGTTCCGGGAACATTGTTTGCGGTGAAAAATAAACTTCATCCGACAAGAGAGCAAATGGTTCACTTTTTGTTTACATCTGGTGCTTTCGGTTTTGTCGTAGCAAATAATGCTTCCATTTCCGGAGCGGCCGGTGGATGTCAAGCTGAAGTCGGCTCTGCTGCAGGGATGGCAGCCGCAGCAATTGTGGAAATGGCTGGAGGTTCACCTTCGCAATGTGCAGAGGCAATGGCGATTACTTTGAAAAATATGCTTGGTCTCGTCTGTGATCCGGTAGCGGGGCTAGTAGAAGTGCCATGTGTAAAAAGAAATGCGATGGGTGCTGCAAATGCAATGGTAGCAGCGGATATGGCATTAGCGGGGATTACTAGTCGAATACCATGTGATGAAGTTATTGATGCCATGTTCAAAATTGGTCAGAGTATGCCAACTTCATTAAAGGAAACTGCACAAGGTGGTCTTGCGGCTACACCTACTGGTCGCAGATTAGAAGCTAAAATATTTGGGATGCCCTTAAATGAACGTGAATAA
- the recG gene encoding ATP-dependent DNA helicase RecG: MNVNNELKNSVSNIKGVGEETESQLAVMGIFTILDLLEHFPYRFDDYRLRDLQEVEHDEKVTVEGKVQSEPSLVFYNRKRSRLTIHLLVGKNLVKVFFFNQPYLKKKISISDTITISGKWDRHRGAITAQELKIGPYQKNADFEPVYSVKGSLTVKSLRKFIRLAFQTYGNQIEENLPEDLIIKYKLLPRRDAMKMMHFPISQEDVKQARRRFVYEEFLFFQLKMQALRKFEREHTGGISQHYHLNKLRDFFDTLPFPLTNAQKRVINEICADLKSPYRMNRLLQGDVGSGKTVVAASALFASWTAGYQGALMVPTEILAEQHAESLQNMLGQAGLKIELLTSSIKGKKRKSLLERLQQGEINVLVGTHALIQDDVHFNKLGLVITDEQHRFGVEQRRVLREKGVTPDVLFMTATPIPRTLAITAFGEMDVSIIDEMPAGRKKIETYWAKNEMLDKVLRFVEKELVKGRQAYIICPLIEESEKLDLQNAIDVYQMLSDYYYDKFNVGLMHGKLHPDEKENVMKAYSDNDIQILVSTTVVEVGVNVPNATIMVIYDAERFGLSQLHQLRGRVGRGQDQSFCFLLANPKTDVGKERMKIMTETNDGFVLSEKDLELRGPGDFFGKKQSGLPEFKVADMVHDYRALEVARNDAVQLINQIDFWQDQKYHYLRKYLEESGVMDGEKLD, translated from the coding sequence ATGAACGTGAATAATGAACTGAAAAATTCAGTATCAAATATTAAAGGCGTTGGTGAAGAAACGGAGAGCCAATTAGCTGTGATGGGTATTTTTACTATTCTTGATTTATTGGAACATTTCCCTTATCGTTTTGACGATTACCGTTTGCGGGATTTGCAAGAAGTTGAACACGATGAGAAAGTAACGGTCGAAGGGAAGGTTCAAAGCGAACCTTCTCTTGTCTTTTATAATCGGAAACGTTCTCGATTAACTATCCATCTATTGGTAGGTAAAAATCTCGTAAAAGTGTTTTTTTTCAATCAACCATATTTAAAAAAGAAAATTTCCATATCAGATACGATTACGATTTCGGGTAAATGGGATCGTCATCGTGGCGCAATTACAGCCCAGGAATTAAAAATTGGGCCGTACCAAAAAAACGCTGATTTTGAACCCGTCTATTCGGTGAAAGGCTCGCTTACAGTTAAATCTTTAAGGAAGTTTATTAGACTCGCGTTCCAAACATATGGCAATCAAATTGAAGAAAATCTTCCTGAGGATTTAATTATAAAATATAAATTGCTCCCAAGAAGAGATGCGATGAAAATGATGCATTTTCCTATTTCCCAAGAGGATGTCAAGCAGGCAAGACGTAGATTTGTTTATGAAGAATTTTTATTTTTTCAATTAAAAATGCAAGCACTTAGAAAATTTGAAAGGGAGCATACGGGGGGAATCAGTCAACATTATCATTTGAATAAACTCCGCGATTTTTTTGATACATTGCCTTTTCCATTAACAAATGCGCAAAAGAGAGTGATCAATGAAATTTGTGCTGATCTCAAATCTCCTTATCGAATGAATCGATTGCTTCAAGGTGATGTAGGTTCAGGTAAAACAGTTGTTGCAGCCAGTGCTCTCTTTGCTAGTTGGACTGCAGGATACCAAGGTGCCCTAATGGTTCCTACGGAAATTTTAGCAGAGCAACATGCAGAATCATTACAGAACATGTTAGGTCAAGCTGGCTTGAAGATAGAACTCCTAACTAGTTCAATAAAGGGGAAAAAACGAAAGAGCTTGCTTGAACGACTCCAACAAGGTGAAATTAATGTTTTAGTTGGAACACATGCACTTATTCAAGATGATGTTCATTTCAATAAACTAGGTTTAGTTATAACGGATGAGCAACATCGATTTGGAGTAGAACAGCGTCGGGTGTTAAGAGAAAAAGGTGTAACACCGGATGTACTTTTCATGACGGCTACCCCAATTCCAAGAACACTTGCAATTACAGCTTTTGGTGAAATGGATGTTTCGATTATTGATGAAATGCCCGCAGGAAGAAAAAAAATTGAAACGTATTGGGCGAAAAATGAAATGCTAGATAAGGTTTTGCGTTTTGTTGAAAAGGAATTGGTAAAAGGGAGACAAGCCTATATCATTTGTCCTTTAATAGAGGAATCTGAAAAATTAGATTTGCAAAATGCCATTGATGTTTATCAAATGCTTTCGGATTATTATTACGACAAATTTAATGTCGGTCTAATGCATGGAAAATTACATCCTGACGAAAAAGAGAATGTAATGAAAGCATATAGTGACAATGATATACAAATTCTAGTTTCTACTACTGTTGTCGAGGTTGGAGTGAATGTTCCTAATGCAACCATTATGGTTATTTATGATGCCGAAAGATTCGGACTATCTCAATTGCACCAGCTTCGGGGACGAGTTGGACGAGGACAGGATCAATCATTCTGTTTTTTACTTGCTAATCCGAAAACGGATGTGGGGAAAGAAAGAATGAAGATTATGACAGAAACAAACGATGGATTTGTTTTGAGTGAAAAAGATTTGGAATTGCGTGGACCTGGTGATTTCTTCGGGAAGAAGCAAAGTGGATTGCCAGAATTTAAAGTAGCGGATATGGTACATGATTATCGGGCTTTGGAAGTAGCTAGAAACGATGCGGTACAACTTATCAACCAAATTGATTTTTGGCAGGATCAAAAATATCATTATTTACGAAAGTATTTAGAGGAATCCGGCGTTATGGACGGTGAAAAACTTGATTAA
- a CDS encoding acyl carrier protein has translation MAEVLERVTKIIVDRLGVEESKVTLEASFKDDLGADSLDVVELVMELEDEFDMEISDDDAEKIATVGDAVNYIQAKA, from the coding sequence ATGGCAGAAGTATTAGAACGTGTAACGAAAATTATCGTGGATCGTCTAGGTGTTGAGGAATCTAAAGTTACTTTAGAAGCTTCTTTTAAAGATGATCTAGGTGCAGATTCCCTTGACGTTGTTGAATTAGTAATGGAATTAGAGGATGAATTTGACATGGAAATTTCCGACGATGATGCTGAAAAAATTGCTACAGTGGGTGACGCTGTTAATTACATACAAGCTAAAGCATAA
- the fabD gene encoding ACP S-malonyltransferase, with the protein MGKIAFVFPGQGSQTIGMGKSVVEKSDQAKSIFESADQRLGYSLSDIIFNGPDEKLTLTTNAQPALLTTSIAILTCLEEAGIRPDYTAGHSLGEYTALVAAGAIEFEDAVFAVHKRGEYMEEAVPNGEGTMAAVLGMDRNDLQKVTDEVTANGDSVQLANLNCPGQIVISGTVKGVEKASVSAKENGAKRVLPLQVSGPFHSELMKPAAQKFVEVLNEVKVKDSNIPVIANVTAAPISNASDIKEKLIEQLYSPVLWEDSVLTMLELGVDTFIEIGPGKVLSGLIKKINRNVKTYSVQDFESCQSVVEELKL; encoded by the coding sequence ATGGGGAAAATAGCATTTGTCTTTCCAGGCCAAGGTTCTCAAACGATTGGTATGGGGAAATCAGTTGTAGAAAAAAGCGATCAAGCGAAGTCTATTTTTGAAAGTGCAGATCAACGATTAGGCTATTCATTATCTGACATAATTTTTAATGGACCGGATGAAAAATTAACTTTAACTACTAACGCACAACCAGCATTATTAACGACTAGTATAGCAATTTTAACATGTTTAGAGGAAGCGGGCATTCGTCCAGATTACACAGCAGGACATAGTTTAGGGGAATATACAGCACTTGTTGCAGCTGGAGCGATAGAATTTGAAGATGCAGTATTTGCGGTACATAAACGTGGAGAATATATGGAGGAAGCTGTACCGAATGGGGAAGGTACAATGGCGGCAGTCTTGGGTATGGATCGCAACGATTTGCAAAAAGTGACCGATGAAGTGACAGCAAATGGTGATTCTGTACAATTAGCTAATTTAAATTGCCCTGGTCAAATTGTCATTTCCGGAACTGTAAAAGGGGTCGAGAAAGCAAGTGTTTCAGCGAAAGAAAACGGAGCTAAAAGAGTATTACCTTTACAAGTCAGCGGTCCATTTCATTCCGAATTAATGAAACCTGCAGCACAAAAATTTGTTGAGGTTCTTAATGAAGTAAAGGTGAAAGATTCAAATATTCCGGTTATTGCCAACGTGACTGCTGCACCAATAAGCAACGCATCTGATATTAAAGAAAAACTAATTGAACAATTGTATTCTCCTGTTTTATGGGAAGATTCCGTGCTTACGATGCTTGAGCTTGGTGTAGATACGTTTATTGAAATCGGCCCAGGTAAAGTTTTATCCGGTTTAATTAAAAAAATTAATCGGAATGTAAAAACCTATTCAGTCCAAGATTTTGAAAGTTGTCAATCAGTCGTCGAAGAATTAAAGTTATAA
- the rpmB gene encoding 50S ribosomal protein L28 codes for MPKKCVITGRKTRSGNSRSHAMNANKRTWGANLQKVRILVDGKPKRVWVSTRALRSGKVERV; via the coding sequence ATGCCAAAAAAATGTGTTATTACTGGACGCAAAACTCGTTCCGGCAATTCTCGTTCTCACGCAATGAACGCTAACAAGCGTACATGGGGTGCAAATCTTCAAAAAGTTCGTATCCTTGTAGATGGTAAACCAAAGCGTGTATGGGTTTCTACAAGAGCTTTAAGATCAGGAAAAGTTGAACGTGTTTAA